A stretch of Coregonus clupeaformis isolate EN_2021a unplaced genomic scaffold, ASM2061545v1 scaf0145, whole genome shotgun sequence DNA encodes these proteins:
- the LOC121557112 gene encoding cytohesin-3-like → MDEDNQVPEDLSLEERDELSNIRRRKKELLDDIERLKFEIAEVMTEIEQLTCVGESKTTQRNKQIAMGRKKFNMDPKKGIQFLLENDLLQHTPEDVSQFLYKGEGLNKTVIGDYLGERDDFNLKVLQAFVDLHEFADLNLVQALRQFLWSFRLPGEAQKIDRMMEAFASRYCSCNPGVFQSTDTCYVLSFAIIMLNTSLHNPNVRDKPPVERFISMNRGINEGGDLPEDLLRNLYESIKSEPFKIPEDDGNDLTHTFFNPDREGWLLKLGGRVKTWKRRWFILTDNCLYYFEYTTDKEPRGIIPLENLSIREVEEPRKPNCFELYNPNHKGSVIKACKTEADGRVVEGNHKVYRISAPTTEEKEEWIKSIKASISRDPFYDMLATRKRRIANKK, encoded by the exons TACCTGAAGACCTCTCcttggaagagagagatgagctgTCAAACATACGACGCAGGAAAAAAGAGCTACTGGATGACATTGAG CGGTTGAAGTTTGAGATTGCGGAGGTGATGACTGAGATCGAGCAGCTAACCTGCGTGGGGGAGAG TAAAACAACCCAAAGAAATAAACAGATCGCCATGGGAAGGAAGAAGTTCAACATGGACCCCAAAAAG GGGATCCAGTTTCTGTTGGAGAACGACCTTCTTCAGCACACTCCTGAGGACGTATCCCAGTTCCTCTACAAAGGAGAGGGCCTCAACAAAACTGTCATAGGGGACTACTTAGGAGAGAG GGACGACTTCAACCTCAAGGTCTTGCAGGCGTTCGTAGACCTTCATGAGTTTGCAGATCTCAACCTCGTACAGGCTTTACG ACAGTTTCTGTGGAGTTTCAGACTGCCTGGTGAGGCTCAGAAGATCGATCGTATGATGGAGGCCTTCGCCTCGCGGTACTGCTCCTGCAACCCCGGTGTCTTCcaatccacag ACACGTGTTATGTCCTGTCCTTCGCCATCATCATGTTGAACACCAGCCTACACAACCCCAACGTCAGAGACAAGCCCCCCGTAGAGAGATTCATCTCCATGAACAGAGGCATCAACGAGGGAGGAGACCTACCGGAGGACCTACTCAGG aatCTCTATGAGAGCATTAAGAGTGAACCCTTTAAGATCCCAGAGGATGATGGGAACGACCTGACTCACACGTTCTTCAAcccagacagagagggatggcTGCTCAAACTGG GGGGACGAGTGAAGACCTGGAAGAGAAGGTGGTTTATCCTGACAGACAACTGCCTGTACTACTTTGAGTACACAACa GATAAGGAGCCTCGTGGGATCATCCCCTTAGAGAACCTCAGTATCAGAGAAGTGGAGGAACCCAGGAAACCA AACTGCTTCGAGCTCTACAACCCCAACCACAAGGGTTCGGTGATCAAGGCGTGTAAGACGGAGGCGGACGGCCGGGTCGTCGAGGGCAACCACAAGGTGTACAGGATATCAGCGCCCACGACTGAGGAGAAAGAGGAGTGGATCAAATCCATCAA GGCGAGCATCAGCAGGGATCCCTTCTACGATATGTTGGCCACCAGGAAGAGACGGATCGCCAACAAGAAGTGA